The segment ACCTGCGGGAGCAGGTCAGGAATGGCGCCGCAGGGTGAGCCAGGCGTCGACGCTGTAGATGGCCAGGCCAACCCAGATGAAGGAGAAGGCCAGCAGCTTGCTCGGGTCGAAATGCTCGTCGAAGAGGAAGATCGCCTGAAGCATCACCAGGGTCGGCGCCAGGTACTGCAAGAAGCCGAGGGTGGTGTAAGGCAGGTTCCGCGCGGCGGCGTTGAAGCACACCAGCGGCACCAGCGTGATCGGGCCGGCGGCCATGAGCCAGAGGGCTTCGGGGCTGCTCCAGAAGCTGGCCTGCGCCGAGGCTGCACTCGGGTTCAGCAGTAGCCAGCCAACCGCCAGCGGCAGGAGCAACCAGGTTTCCACCACCAGGCCGGGCAGCGCCGCCACCGGCGCCTGTTTGCGGATCAGCCCATAGAAGCCGAAGGTCAGCGCCAGGGTGAGGGAGACCCAGGGCAGCGCGCCCACCTGCCAGATCTGCTGGGCCACGCCCACCGCTGCCAACAGTACCGCCAGCCACTGCAGCCGACGCAGGCGCTCGCCGAGAATCAGCATCCCCAGCAGCACATTCACCAGCGGGTTGATGTAGTAGCCGAGGCTCGCTTCGAGCATCCGCCCGTTGTTCACCGCCCAGACGTACACCAGCCAGTTGGCGGCGATGAGCATGCCACTGGCGGCCAGCACGCCGAAGCGCTTGGGATTCTCCCGCAGTTCGCGGAACCAGCCGGGGTGCTTCCAGACCAGCAGTAGCGCAGCGCCGAACAGGGCGGACCAGATGGCCCGGTGGACGATGATTTCCAGCGCCGGAACGCTCTGGATGGCTTTGAAGTAGAGCGGAAAGAGTCCCCAGATAATGTAGGCGGAGAGCCCCAGGATGTACCCGCGGCGCGGGTCGGCGGTGGCCATGAAGGTTCCTTGCTTAGGCAGCTAACGAGTGGTGCGACATTCTAGTTGGCGCCATCGGGGCTTGTCTGTGTGCTCAGGTTTTTTCCATG is part of the Pseudomonas lalkuanensis genome and harbors:
- the rarD gene encoding EamA family transporter RarD — translated: MATADPRRGYILGLSAYIIWGLFPLYFKAIQSVPALEIIVHRAIWSALFGAALLLVWKHPGWFRELRENPKRFGVLAASGMLIAANWLVYVWAVNNGRMLEASLGYYINPLVNVLLGMLILGERLRRLQWLAVLLAAVGVAQQIWQVGALPWVSLTLALTFGFYGLIRKQAPVAALPGLVVETWLLLPLAVGWLLLNPSAASAQASFWSSPEALWLMAAGPITLVPLVCFNAAARNLPYTTLGFLQYLAPTLVMLQAIFLFDEHFDPSKLLAFSFIWVGLAIYSVDAWLTLRRHS